In one window of Skermanella rosea DNA:
- the typA gene encoding translational GTPase TypA yields MDLRNIAIIAHVDHGKTTLVDVLLRQSGAFRENQQVAERAMDSNDLERERGITILAKCTSVLWDGTRINIVDTPGHADFGGEVERILSMVDGVVVLVDAAEGPLPQTKFVVGKALKLGLRPIVVINKVDRPDARAHEVHDEVFDLFAALEASDEQLDFPTLFASGRNGWAAESLEAERVDMKPLFELIRNHVPAPKVAANKDDANFTMLVTTLEANPYLGRILTGRIETGTARANMPIKALSRDGKVIETGRISKLLAFRGLERVGVDEAEAGDIVAIAGLTKATVADTICDPAVETALPAQPIDPPTLAMTFSVNDSPLAGREGDKVTSRMIRDRLFREVEGNVALKVSETDGTDAYEVAGRGELQLGILIETMRREGFELSISRPRVLFQSDPITGQRQEPIEEVVIDVDEEFSGTVVQKISERKGDLVEMKPSGAGKTRLVFHVPSRGLIGYQSEFLTDTRGTGLMNRLFHGYAPYKGPIASRHTGVLISNGDGTAVAYALWNLEDRGPMMIEPGVPVYQGMIIGEHTRGNDLEVNVLKGKQLTNIRAAGKDEAVRLTNPIVMTLEKAMSYIADDELLEVTPKSIRLRKRHLDPNERKRAQKQAEAS; encoded by the coding sequence AAGTGCACGTCTGTCCTGTGGGACGGCACCCGCATCAACATCGTCGACACCCCCGGCCACGCCGACTTCGGCGGCGAGGTCGAGCGCATCCTGAGCATGGTCGACGGCGTCGTCGTGCTGGTGGACGCGGCCGAGGGCCCGCTGCCGCAGACCAAGTTCGTGGTCGGCAAGGCGCTGAAGCTGGGTCTGCGCCCGATCGTCGTGATCAACAAGGTGGACCGCCCGGACGCCCGTGCGCACGAGGTCCATGACGAGGTGTTCGACCTGTTCGCGGCGCTGGAAGCCAGCGACGAGCAGCTCGATTTCCCGACCCTGTTCGCCTCCGGCCGCAACGGCTGGGCGGCGGAGAGCCTGGAAGCCGAGCGGGTCGACATGAAGCCGCTGTTCGAGCTGATCCGCAACCATGTCCCGGCTCCGAAGGTCGCCGCCAACAAGGACGACGCCAACTTCACCATGCTGGTGACGACGCTGGAGGCGAACCCCTATCTGGGCCGCATCCTGACCGGCCGCATCGAGACCGGCACCGCCCGCGCCAACATGCCGATCAAGGCGCTGTCCCGCGACGGCAAAGTGATCGAGACCGGCCGCATCTCCAAGCTGCTGGCCTTCCGCGGCCTGGAGCGGGTCGGCGTCGACGAGGCCGAGGCGGGCGACATCGTCGCGATCGCCGGCCTGACCAAGGCCACCGTCGCCGACACCATCTGCGATCCCGCCGTCGAGACCGCCCTGCCGGCCCAGCCGATCGACCCGCCGACGCTGGCGATGACCTTCTCGGTCAACGACAGCCCGCTGGCCGGACGCGAGGGCGACAAGGTGACGAGCCGCATGATCCGCGACCGGCTGTTCCGCGAGGTCGAGGGCAACGTGGCGCTGAAGGTCAGCGAGACCGACGGCACCGACGCCTACGAGGTCGCCGGCCGAGGCGAGCTTCAGCTGGGCATCCTGATCGAGACCATGCGCCGCGAAGGGTTCGAGCTGTCGATCTCCCGTCCGCGCGTGCTGTTCCAGAGCGACCCGATCACCGGCCAGCGCCAGGAGCCGATCGAGGAAGTGGTGATCGACGTGGACGAGGAGTTCTCCGGAACCGTCGTCCAGAAGATCTCCGAGCGCAAGGGCGACCTGGTCGAGATGAAGCCCTCGGGCGCCGGCAAGACCCGCCTGGTGTTCCACGTGCCGTCCCGCGGCCTGATCGGGTACCAGAGCGAGTTCCTGACGGACACCCGCGGCACCGGCCTGATGAACCGGCTGTTCCACGGCTACGCCCCGTACAAGGGTCCGATCGCGTCGCGCCACACCGGCGTGCTGATCTCCAACGGCGACGGCACCGCGGTGGCCTATGCCCTGTGGAACCTGGAAGACCGCGGCCCGATGATGATCGAGCCGGGCGTCCCGGTCTACCAGGGCATGATCATCGGCGAGCACACCCGCGGCAACGACCTGGAAGTCAACGTCCTGAAGGGCAAGCAGCTGACCAACATCCGCGCCGCCGGCAAGGACGAGGCGGTTCGCCTGACCAACCCGATCGTGATGACGCTGGAGAAGGCGATGTCCTACATCGCCGACGACGAGCTGCTGGAAGTGACGCCGAAGTCGATCCGGCTGCGCAAGCGCCACCTCGACCCCAACGAGCGCAAGCGCGCCCAGAAGCAGGCCGAGGCGAGCTGA
- a CDS encoding c-type cytochrome — protein sequence MPFAPPTIRRFLIVAAALLVAAMPARAQLVGHGGMVKGVAVSADGTRVASAGFDYSVMLWDPSAAAAVALMHGHEAAVNAVAFTPEGSRVVSGGDDGQVILWRLGQGAPERVMAGHKGRVAAVAVAPDGRTAASAAWDRTVRLWDLESGARLAELTGHAGNVNAVAFTPDGSRLVSAGEDGTVRVWNRSDGREIKVLGGGLPVNALALMPDGRRAMAGGIDGVVRIWDLDTGTEAAGPVVGDPTPVLAVAVSPDGSLGAVSAVTGGITLWAPEDGRVLHTLAGHRGPVWALAFEPDGKRLLTAGGDGTIRLWDMATGQEIRTGAPRLAGSDVPRDAQGERGAELFRRCSACHTVTPDGGNRAGPTLYGVFGRRIGTVPGYPYSPALRDGTIVWTAETVGDLFKRGPDVVTPGTKMPVQTIGNDAEREELIRWLEKVTAPR from the coding sequence GTGCCCTTCGCACCGCCAACCATCCGCCGCTTTCTGATCGTGGCCGCAGCGCTGCTGGTCGCCGCGATGCCGGCGCGGGCGCAGCTTGTCGGCCATGGCGGCATGGTCAAGGGGGTGGCCGTCTCGGCCGACGGCACCCGCGTGGCCAGCGCCGGGTTCGATTATTCGGTGATGCTGTGGGACCCCAGCGCGGCGGCGGCCGTGGCGCTGATGCACGGGCACGAGGCGGCGGTCAACGCGGTCGCCTTCACGCCCGAAGGCAGCCGCGTGGTCAGCGGCGGGGACGACGGGCAGGTCATCCTCTGGCGGTTGGGGCAGGGCGCTCCCGAGCGGGTCATGGCCGGGCACAAAGGCCGGGTCGCCGCCGTGGCGGTGGCTCCGGACGGGCGGACGGCGGCCTCCGCGGCCTGGGACCGCACGGTCCGGCTGTGGGACCTGGAGAGCGGCGCACGGCTCGCCGAGCTGACGGGACATGCCGGCAACGTCAATGCCGTGGCCTTCACGCCGGACGGCAGTCGGCTGGTCAGCGCTGGGGAGGACGGCACGGTACGGGTGTGGAACCGCTCCGACGGGAGGGAGATCAAGGTGCTGGGCGGCGGCTTGCCGGTCAATGCGCTGGCGCTGATGCCCGATGGCCGGCGCGCCATGGCGGGCGGGATCGACGGCGTCGTCCGGATCTGGGACCTTGATACCGGGACAGAGGCGGCCGGTCCCGTGGTCGGCGATCCGACGCCGGTGCTCGCGGTGGCGGTCTCGCCCGACGGCTCCCTCGGTGCGGTTTCCGCGGTGACCGGCGGGATCACCCTGTGGGCGCCGGAGGACGGGCGCGTGCTCCACACCCTGGCGGGGCATCGCGGCCCGGTCTGGGCGCTGGCCTTCGAACCGGACGGGAAGCGGCTGCTGACGGCGGGGGGAGACGGGACCATCCGCCTCTGGGACATGGCGACCGGGCAGGAGATCCGCACGGGCGCGCCCAGGCTGGCGGGCTCCGACGTGCCGCGGGACGCGCAGGGGGAGCGCGGGGCGGAACTGTTCCGCCGGTGCAGCGCCTGCCACACGGTCACGCCCGACGGCGGCAACCGGGCCGGGCCGACGCTCTACGGCGTGTTCGGCCGCCGGATCGGCACCGTGCCGGGCTATCCCTACTCTCCGGCGCTCCGGGACGGGACCATCGTCTGGACCGCCGAGACGGTCGGCGACCTGTTCAAGCGCGGGCCGGACGTGGTGACTCCCGGCACCAAGATGCCGGTCCAGACCATCGGCAACGACGCGGAGCGGGAAGAGCTGATCCGCTGGCTGGAAAAAGTAACGGCGCCCCGCTGA
- a CDS encoding ABC transporter ATP-binding protein, with protein sequence MSTLDIDGVGRVFPPARRGGAATVALQPTDLAVADNDFITILGPSGCGKSTLLRIVAGLDLPSQGRVLMDGRPVGGPGPDRGMVFQSYSLFPWMTVRDNICFGLREKGLPKSRQKEISDYFLERVGLRQFADHFPKTLSGGMKQRTALARALANDPKVLLLDEPFGALDHQTRALMQELLLGIWEADQKTVLFVTHDIDEAIFLANRVVVMTARPGRIKCDIPIDLPHPRTYTIKTTPRFAEYKARLTEEIRVETIRADAMVSG encoded by the coding sequence ATGAGCACCTTGGATATCGACGGCGTCGGGCGGGTCTTTCCCCCGGCACGGCGCGGCGGCGCGGCTACCGTGGCACTCCAGCCGACCGACCTGGCCGTGGCGGACAACGACTTCATCACGATCCTGGGCCCGTCCGGCTGCGGCAAGTCCACCCTGTTGCGCATCGTCGCCGGCCTGGACCTGCCCAGCCAGGGGCGCGTGCTGATGGACGGCCGGCCGGTCGGCGGCCCGGGACCCGACCGCGGCATGGTCTTCCAGTCCTACAGCCTGTTCCCCTGGATGACCGTCCGGGACAACATCTGCTTCGGGCTGCGCGAGAAGGGTTTGCCGAAGTCCCGGCAGAAGGAGATCTCCGACTATTTCCTGGAGCGCGTCGGCCTGCGCCAGTTCGCCGACCATTTCCCCAAGACCCTGTCCGGCGGCATGAAGCAGCGCACGGCGCTGGCCCGGGCGCTCGCCAACGACCCCAAGGTGCTGCTGCTCGACGAGCCGTTCGGAGCCCTGGACCACCAGACCCGGGCGCTGATGCAGGAACTTCTGCTGGGCATCTGGGAGGCCGACCAGAAGACCGTCCTGTTCGTCACCCACGACATCGACGAGGCGATCTTCCTGGCGAACCGCGTGGTCGTCATGACCGCGCGGCCCGGCCGGATCAAATGCGACATCCCGATCGACCTGCCGCACCCCCGCACCTACACGATCAAGACGACGCCGCGGTTCGCCGAGTACAAGGCCCGCCTGACCGAGGAGATCCGGGTGGAGACGATCCGGGCAGATGCGATGGTGTCGGGGTAG
- a CDS encoding ABC transporter permease — protein MPDLFTPLKPVPPGRRIALGVLGFVTVVALWWAVTASGLVKPLFLAGPWDTLKAGYALFFEFGFAGDVLVTVGRVFGGFLIATAVAVPLGILMGAFKPVEAFFEPLISFARYLPASAFIPLLILWAGVGEAQKLSVIFIGAVFQICLMVAVIVGGTRAELVEAAYTLGAGNRGVVLRVMLPAAAPQIFETLRLVLGWAWTYVIVAELIGASAGIGFMIIDAQRFLDTGQMIFGIFVIGVIGLVSDFLFKQLNRHLFSWAS, from the coding sequence ATGCCGGACCTGTTCACTCCCCTCAAGCCGGTGCCCCCCGGCCGCCGGATCGCGCTGGGCGTCCTCGGTTTCGTCACGGTGGTGGCCCTGTGGTGGGCCGTCACCGCCAGCGGCCTCGTCAAGCCGCTGTTCCTCGCCGGTCCCTGGGACACGCTGAAGGCGGGCTACGCCCTGTTCTTCGAGTTCGGCTTCGCCGGCGACGTCCTGGTGACGGTCGGGCGGGTGTTCGGCGGCTTCCTGATCGCCACGGCGGTCGCGGTGCCGCTCGGCATCCTGATGGGTGCCTTCAAGCCGGTGGAGGCCTTCTTCGAGCCGCTGATCTCGTTCGCGCGCTACCTGCCGGCCTCAGCCTTCATCCCGCTGCTGATCCTGTGGGCGGGGGTGGGCGAGGCGCAGAAGCTCTCCGTGATCTTCATCGGCGCGGTCTTCCAGATCTGCCTGATGGTCGCGGTGATCGTCGGCGGCACCCGCGCCGAACTGGTGGAGGCGGCCTATACCCTGGGGGCCGGCAACCGGGGCGTCGTGCTCCGGGTCATGCTGCCGGCGGCGGCTCCCCAGATCTTCGAGACCCTGCGCCTGGTGCTGGGCTGGGCCTGGACCTACGTTATCGTCGCCGAGCTGATCGGGGCGAGCGCCGGCATCGGCTTCATGATCATCGACGCCCAGCGTTTCCTCGACACCGGGCAGATGATCTTCGGCATCTTCGTGATCGGGGTGATCGGGCTGGTTTCCGACTTCCTGTTCAAGCAGTTGAACCGGCACCTGTTCTCCTGGGCTAGCTGA
- a CDS encoding ABC transporter substrate-binding protein, whose product MIRRCFGVVAALAVAVSAATSALSADLPKVTLAMSGWTGFAPITLAQKAGIFERNGVQVEIKKMPTSNRHQAMASGDVQAITTTVDTHILYASSGVPVTQVLVLDTSAGGDGIAAREGIGSLKDAKGKSVAVQFGGVPQFWLAYLLKQQGMKLDDLKLTNLEPKDAANAFVAGQFDLAVTYEPYLSTVRTNNAGKIIVTSAETPGVIVDTLAFQPDYIAENPKVVQAMVKSWFEALDMIKAQPEEAYRIMGADVNQTPEQFQASAKFVRWYDRDMNRTYMAETLPKFLKEANDVMVEARLVRRPADVSTMVDASFVK is encoded by the coding sequence ATGATCAGACGATGCTTCGGCGTAGTGGCGGCCCTGGCCGTCGCGGTGTCCGCCGCCACCTCGGCGCTGAGCGCCGACCTGCCCAAGGTGACCCTGGCGATGAGCGGTTGGACCGGCTTCGCCCCGATCACGCTGGCGCAGAAGGCCGGCATCTTCGAGCGCAACGGCGTCCAGGTCGAAATCAAGAAGATGCCGACCTCCAACCGGCATCAGGCCATGGCCTCGGGCGACGTGCAGGCGATCACGACCACGGTCGACACCCACATCCTGTACGCGTCGAGCGGAGTCCCGGTCACCCAGGTGCTGGTGCTCGACACCTCCGCCGGCGGCGACGGCATCGCGGCGCGCGAAGGCATCGGGTCGTTGAAGGACGCCAAGGGCAAGTCGGTGGCCGTGCAGTTCGGCGGCGTCCCGCAGTTCTGGCTGGCCTACCTCCTCAAGCAGCAGGGCATGAAGCTCGACGACCTCAAGCTGACCAACCTGGAGCCCAAGGACGCGGCCAACGCCTTCGTCGCCGGCCAGTTCGACCTGGCGGTCACGTATGAGCCCTACCTGTCCACGGTGCGGACCAACAATGCCGGCAAGATCATCGTGACCTCGGCCGAGACGCCGGGCGTGATCGTCGATACCCTGGCGTTCCAGCCGGACTACATCGCCGAGAACCCCAAGGTGGTCCAGGCCATGGTCAAGTCCTGGTTCGAGGCGCTCGACATGATCAAGGCTCAGCCGGAAGAGGCCTACCGCATCATGGGCGCCGACGTGAACCAGACGCCGGAGCAGTTCCAGGCCTCGGCCAAGTTCGTGCGGTGGTACGACCGCGACATGAACCGGACCTACATGGCCGAGACCCTGCCGAAGTTCCTGAAGGAGGCCAACGACGTCATGGTGGAGGCCAGGCTGGTGCGCCGCCCGGCCGACGTCTCGACCATGGTCGACGCGTCCTTCGTGAAGTAG
- a CDS encoding S41 family peptidase, translating to MAPLPVLAQPPSASPAKASPARDSVDERALNLFSEVFERVRGQYVEKTTDEQLVKAAIEGMLTSLDPHSSFLDTEDFAEMQVQTRGEFGGLGIEVTLENGYVKVISPIDDTPAARAGFQSGDLITQIDGEPVQGLSLKQAVERMRGPVGQPIKVMVRRGAAETAPFEVSLTREVIKSQPVKSRAEGDVGYIRITGFSRQTQPGLEKAVQSLQQQLGNRLIGYVVDLRNNPGGLLDQAVSVADSFLDKGNIVSTRGRDGVETQRFDATSGDLAKGLPIVVLVNGGSASASEIVAGALQDQHRAVLMGTQTFGKGSVQTIMPLPDQKAMKITTARYYTPSGRSIQALGVTPDITVEQAKLEQVAQAPGRKESDLRGALSNDTLRGQPPAAAPAPVPATPAVPGSAEDYQLRRAVDLLVGTSLFRQLPAQPPAQPRVTKTAG from the coding sequence ATGGCGCCGCTGCCGGTCCTGGCACAGCCCCCCTCGGCATCACCGGCAAAGGCGTCACCCGCCCGGGATTCGGTGGATGAACGGGCGCTGAACCTGTTCAGCGAGGTGTTCGAGCGGGTCCGCGGGCAGTATGTCGAGAAGACGACCGACGAGCAGCTCGTCAAGGCCGCGATCGAAGGCATGCTGACCTCGCTCGACCCCCATTCCAGCTTCCTCGACACCGAGGATTTCGCCGAGATGCAGGTCCAGACCCGCGGCGAGTTCGGCGGACTGGGCATCGAGGTCACGCTGGAGAACGGCTACGTCAAGGTGATCTCGCCGATCGACGACACGCCGGCGGCGCGCGCCGGGTTCCAGAGCGGCGACCTGATCACCCAGATCGACGGCGAGCCTGTCCAGGGCCTCAGCCTGAAGCAGGCGGTCGAGCGGATGCGCGGCCCGGTCGGCCAGCCGATCAAGGTCATGGTCCGCCGCGGTGCCGCCGAGACGGCGCCCTTCGAGGTGAGCCTGACGCGCGAGGTGATCAAGAGCCAGCCGGTCAAGTCCCGGGCGGAGGGCGACGTCGGCTATATCCGCATCACCGGCTTCAGTCGCCAAACCCAGCCGGGGCTGGAGAAGGCGGTGCAGTCGCTCCAGCAGCAGCTCGGCAACCGGCTGATCGGCTATGTGGTCGACCTGCGCAACAACCCCGGCGGCCTGCTGGACCAGGCGGTCTCCGTCGCCGACAGTTTCCTCGACAAGGGGAACATCGTCTCGACCCGGGGCCGCGACGGGGTGGAAACGCAGCGGTTCGACGCGACATCCGGCGATCTGGCCAAGGGCCTGCCGATCGTGGTGCTGGTCAACGGCGGCTCGGCCTCCGCGTCGGAGATCGTGGCCGGCGCGCTCCAGGACCAGCACCGGGCGGTCCTGATGGGCACCCAGACCTTCGGCAAGGGGTCGGTCCAGACGATCATGCCGCTGCCCGACCAGAAGGCCATGAAGATCACCACCGCCCGCTACTACACCCCGTCGGGCCGGTCGATCCAGGCGCTCGGCGTCACCCCCGACATCACGGTGGAGCAGGCCAAGCTGGAGCAGGTCGCCCAGGCGCCGGGCCGCAAGGAATCGGACCTGCGCGGCGCCCTGTCCAACGACACGCTGCGCGGCCAGCCGCCGGCCGCGGCGCCCGCGCCGGTTCCGGCGACACCCGCCGTGCCCGGCAGCGCCGAGGACTACCAGCTCCGCCGCGCGGTCGACCTGCTGGTCGGCACCTCGCTGTTCCGCCAGCTTCCAGCGCAGCCGCCGGCCCAGCCGCGGGTCACCAAGACCGCGGGCTGA
- the motA gene encoding flagellar motor stator protein MotA: MLAIGGLVFLFICVFGVYAMTGGNMGIVMGALPHEMATIGGAAVGTFLISNSGHVIKHSLKDMAKVIKGAKFKKSDYMDILTLMFQLLKLAKNKGTVAIEPHIEKPSESPIFQAYPKITHDHFAQDLICDYLRMVSMSQDDPHQVEDIMDREIKGFLAEGDHVAHAFQGMADALPALGIVAAVLGVVKTMGSLNEPPPVLGKMIGGALVGTFLGVLLAYGIFGPIATRLKGIYEDEIKFYHVIRVIITAHLHGQAPQISVETGRKAISHEYMPSFAEVEEKLNSLPPV; the protein is encoded by the coding sequence ATGCTCGCAATCGGCGGTCTCGTTTTTCTTTTCATTTGCGTGTTCGGCGTCTATGCGATGACGGGCGGCAACATGGGGATCGTCATGGGCGCCTTGCCGCACGAGATGGCGACCATCGGCGGTGCCGCGGTCGGCACCTTCCTGATCTCCAACAGCGGGCACGTGATCAAGCACTCGCTGAAGGACATGGCCAAGGTCATCAAGGGGGCCAAGTTCAAGAAGTCCGACTACATGGACATCCTGACCCTGATGTTCCAGCTGCTGAAGCTGGCCAAGAACAAGGGCACCGTCGCGATCGAGCCGCATATCGAGAAGCCGAGCGAGAGCCCGATCTTCCAGGCCTATCCCAAGATCACCCACGACCATTTCGCGCAGGACCTGATCTGCGACTACCTGCGCATGGTCTCCATGAGCCAGGACGACCCGCATCAGGTCGAGGACATCATGGACCGCGAGATCAAGGGCTTCCTGGCGGAGGGCGACCACGTGGCCCACGCGTTCCAGGGCATGGCCGACGCGCTGCCGGCGCTCGGCATCGTCGCGGCGGTGCTGGGCGTGGTGAAGACCATGGGTTCGCTGAACGAGCCGCCGCCCGTGCTCGGCAAGATGATCGGCGGCGCGCTGGTCGGAACCTTCCTGGGCGTGCTCCTGGCCTATGGCATCTTCGGCCCGATCGCCACGCGTCTGAAGGGCATCTACGAGGACGAGATCAAGTTCTACCACGTGATCCGGGTGATCATCACCGCGCACCTGCACGGGCAGGCGCCGCAGATCAGCGTGGAGACCGGCCGGAAGGCCATTTCCCACGAATACATGCCGAGCTTCGCCGAAGTCGAGGAGAAGCTGAACAGCCTGCCGCCGGTGTGA
- a CDS encoding flagellar motor protein MotB, with amino-acid sequence MAKGGGERPIIIKRIEISGGGHHGGAWKVAYADFVTAMMAFFLLLWLLGSTTEDQRKSLADYFSPSPAVSSSNSGSGGLLGGVTISVPGSLSSPNAAFTAQESAPSTLVAPTENDGDSQGAGEGAEGEDSGSGQQAAGAPPKPGAPPSLTPEQREKRQFDRAAEELKKAIENSPDLQGLKNNLLVDQTPEGMRVQIVDAEGKSMFALGSTQMNEDMRKLLSRVVQAIGSLPNKVAIRGHTDATPFANNPQGNWDLSSQRAGATLRALTAMGLNPGRIADVSGRAEVDPLFPENPNDPRNRRISIILFKQAQ; translated from the coding sequence ATGGCCAAGGGCGGCGGCGAGCGTCCCATCATCATCAAGCGGATCGAGATCAGCGGTGGCGGCCACCACGGCGGCGCCTGGAAGGTGGCCTATGCCGACTTCGTGACCGCCATGATGGCGTTCTTCCTGTTGCTGTGGCTGCTCGGCTCGACCACCGAGGACCAGCGCAAGAGCCTGGCCGACTATTTCTCGCCGAGCCCGGCGGTCTCCAGTTCCAACAGCGGCTCCGGCGGGCTGCTGGGCGGCGTCACCATCTCCGTGCCGGGCAGCCTGTCGTCGCCCAACGCCGCCTTCACCGCCCAGGAGAGCGCGCCGAGCACGCTGGTCGCCCCGACCGAGAACGACGGCGACAGCCAGGGCGCCGGCGAGGGGGCGGAGGGCGAGGACAGCGGGTCCGGCCAGCAGGCTGCCGGCGCCCCGCCCAAGCCCGGCGCGCCGCCGTCCCTGACGCCGGAGCAGCGCGAGAAGCGCCAGTTCGACCGCGCGGCGGAGGAGCTGAAGAAGGCGATCGAGAACTCCCCCGACCTCCAGGGCCTGAAGAACAACCTGCTGGTGGACCAGACGCCGGAAGGCATGCGGGTGCAGATCGTCGATGCCGAGGGCAAGAGCATGTTCGCGCTCGGCAGCACCCAGATGAACGAAGACATGCGCAAGCTGCTGTCGCGGGTAGTCCAGGCGATCGGATCGCTGCCCAACAAAGTCGCGATCCGCGGCCACACCGACGCGACCCCGTTCGCCAACAATCCCCAGGGCAACTGGGACCTCTCCAGCCAGCGGGCCGGCGCCACGCTGCGCGCGCTGACCGCCATGGGCCTGAACCCCGGCCGCATCGCCGACGTCAGCGGCCGCGCGGAAGTGGACCCGCTGTTCCCCGAGAATCCGAACGATCCGCGCAACCGAAGGATCTCGATCATCCTGTTCAAGCAGGCGCAGTGA
- a CDS encoding LysR family transcriptional regulator, with product MRSLNLDQLRTLLEVVEGGSFSAAARRLNLSQPAVSQQIRELEGRFGVQLVERLGKRAFATPAGRDLVEHAHRLAHEADLAAATMRRHREGWLGRVRIGTGATYLAYFFTPILRKLREQHPNIELVITVGTTQGIVDGMLRNEIDIGAVTLPVDERLFEVTYIRSDPMQAVLPTSYPDIPETVTPDYMARQPLILEYAKATTGMMVRQWLAASGVPPRPAMELDMIEAIKTTVAAGLGVSILPFEAVLRRPLPEGMAVRPLSPPVHRRLGLIRRRDKEADPALHHVREALLELANT from the coding sequence ATGAGGAGCCTGAATCTCGACCAGCTCCGGACCCTGCTCGAAGTGGTGGAAGGCGGCAGCTTCTCCGCGGCGGCGCGCCGGCTCAACCTCAGCCAGCCTGCGGTCAGCCAGCAGATCCGCGAACTGGAAGGCCGCTTCGGCGTCCAGTTGGTCGAGCGGCTGGGCAAGCGGGCCTTCGCCACCCCTGCCGGCCGCGATCTGGTCGAGCATGCCCATCGCCTGGCGCACGAGGCCGATCTGGCGGCCGCCACCATGAGGCGGCACCGGGAAGGCTGGCTGGGCCGGGTGAGGATCGGCACCGGTGCGACCTACCTCGCTTATTTCTTCACGCCGATCCTGCGGAAGCTTCGCGAGCAGCATCCGAACATCGAGCTGGTCATCACCGTGGGCACCACCCAGGGCATCGTCGACGGCATGCTGCGCAACGAGATCGACATCGGGGCCGTAACCCTGCCGGTGGACGAGCGCCTGTTCGAGGTGACCTATATCCGCAGCGATCCCATGCAGGCGGTCCTGCCGACCAGCTACCCGGACATCCCGGAGACGGTCACGCCCGACTACATGGCGCGCCAGCCGCTGATCCTGGAATATGCCAAGGCCACCACCGGCATGATGGTCCGGCAATGGCTGGCCGCCTCCGGGGTGCCGCCGCGTCCCGCCATGGAGCTGGACATGATCGAGGCGATCAAGACCACCGTGGCGGCCGGCCTGGGCGTCTCGATCCTGCCGTTCGAGGCGGTCCTGCGGCGTCCCCTGCCGGAGGGAATGGCGGTCCGCCCGCTGTCGCCGCCGGTCCACCGCCGGCTGGGCCTGATCCGGCGCCGGGACAAGGAAGCCGACCCGGCGCTGCATCATGTCCGGGAAGCGCTGCTGGAACTGGCGAACACCTGA
- a CDS encoding DUF1127 domain-containing protein, which produces MKTSAILRRPALADLPPLADAIEGTGRAMLALAAGLLAAFRESRRIRRDYRRLMEADDSLLRDIGVTRADIARASARRRGPR; this is translated from the coding sequence ATGAAGACGTCGGCAATCCTGCGGAGACCCGCCCTGGCGGACCTTCCGCCGCTGGCGGACGCGATCGAGGGCACCGGGCGGGCGATGCTGGCACTGGCCGCCGGCCTGCTGGCGGCTTTCCGCGAGAGTCGCCGGATCAGGCGCGACTACCGCCGCCTGATGGAAGCGGACGACTCGCTCCTGCGCGATATCGGCGTCACGCGTGCAGACATCGCCCGGGCATCGGCACGCAGGCGGGGGCCGCGATGA
- a CDS encoding GNAT family N-acetyltransferase, whose amino-acid sequence MTETLQRDGLTIVRGTPDDPDAVPLIDALSADLLRRFGQDGRGSFAGWDPDDPGSVFLLARDGDEAVGCGAIRPIPEEPGVAEVKRMYAKRGRRGIGSGVLRVLEREARLRGYRAIWLETMATNAEALAFYARHGYRRRDNYGRYTGHEDHVCLEKSLDLL is encoded by the coding sequence ATGACGGAGACGCTTCAGCGGGACGGGTTGACGATCGTCCGCGGCACGCCGGACGATCCCGACGCGGTCCCGCTGATCGACGCGCTCTCGGCTGACCTGCTGCGGCGCTTCGGACAGGACGGGCGCGGATCTTTCGCCGGCTGGGATCCGGATGACCCGGGTTCGGTCTTCCTGCTGGCACGGGACGGGGACGAGGCGGTCGGGTGCGGCGCGATCCGGCCCATCCCGGAAGAGCCCGGCGTGGCGGAGGTCAAGCGGATGTACGCGAAGCGGGGCCGCCGGGGCATCGGCTCGGGGGTGCTGAGAGTGCTGGAGCGGGAAGCCCGGCTGCGCGGGTACCGGGCGATCTGGCTGGAGACGATGGCGACCAACGCCGAGGCCCTGGCCTTCTATGCCCGGCACGGCTATCGCAGGCGCGACAATTACGGCCGCTATACCGGCCATGAAGACCATGTCTGCCTGGAAAAGTCGCTCGACTTACTTTAG